In Papaver somniferum cultivar HN1 chromosome 1, ASM357369v1, whole genome shotgun sequence, a genomic segment contains:
- the LOC113279513 gene encoding putative hydrolase C777.06c: protein MEIPRENGNSYEIDHDHHSSLIFLGTGCSSAVPNCMCLIQPSNPPCAVCSQSLSIPPELNPNYRCNTSLLIDYCNGDGEHKYILIDVGKTFREQVLRWFTHHKIPRVNSIILTHEHADAVLGLDDIRAIQPFSPTNDIAPTSIYLSQYAMESIEVKFPYLVQKKLKEGQEVRRVAQLEWKTIKEDCEETFVTSGLQFIPLPVMHGEDYVSLGFLFGEKSRVAYISDVSRFLPSTEHVISKSGAGQLDLLILDTLYRTGSHNTHFCFPQTLEAIKRICPKQALLVGMTHEFDHHKDNEFLAEWSRREGIPVQLAHDGLRVPIQL, encoded by the exons ATGGAGATTCCAAGAGAAAATGGAAATTCATACGAAATTGATCATGATCATCATAGTTCATTGATATTTCTGGGAACTGGTTGTTCAAGTGCAGTTCCAAATTGTATGTGTTTGATTCAACCTTCAAATCCACCTTGCGCCGTTTGTTCTCAATCACTTTCAATCCCTCCTGAGCTTAATCCTAATTACAG ATGCAACACGTCTCTTCTTATAGATTATTGCAATGGAGATGGTGAACACAAGTATATATTGATTGATGTTGGAAAAACATTTAGGGAGCAAGTACTTCGGTGGTTCACTCACCATAAGATTCCTCGTGTGAATTCT ATAATTTTGACCCATGAGCATGCTGATGCAGTTCTTGGCCTGGACGATATACGTGCAATCCAACCATTTAGTCCTACAAATGATATTGCTCCAACTTCCATTTACCTAAGCCAGTATGCAATGGAGAG CATAGAAGTTAAATTTCCCTACCTGGTTCAGAAAAAGCTTAAAGAGGGCCAAGAAGTAAGGCGGGTTGCGCAGCTCGAATGGAAAACTATTAAAGAGGATTGTGAGGAAACATTTGTCACATCAGGCCTACAGTTTATTCCTTTACCA GTGATGCATGGAGAGGACTATGTGTCCTTGGGTTTTCTTTTTGGTGAAAAGTCTAGAGTTGCATATATATCTGATGTTTCACGGTTCCTGCCAAGCACAGAACACG TTATCTCAAAGTCTGGAGCTGGACAGTTGGATCTACTTATTCTGGACACTTTGTACAGG ACCGGATCACATAATACACACTTTTGCTTCCCGCAG ACACTAGAAGCTATAAAGAGGATATGCCCAAAACAAGCTCTGTTAGTTGGAATGACCCACGAGTTTGATCATCACAAGGACAATGAGTTTCTTGCTGAATGGTCTAGAAG GGAAGGGATACCAGTCCAGCTTGCTCATGATGGTCTCAGAGTACCTATTCAGCTGTAG